In Scophthalmus maximus strain ysfricsl-2021 chromosome 5, ASM2237912v1, whole genome shotgun sequence, a single window of DNA contains:
- the LOC118311618 gene encoding putative GPI-anchored protein pfl2 isoform X3, which produces MDCFALPPFLLMALLPLSDAQTAAPTTGPTGCAGPPVLCCSGQNLTCFRGCFCDEFCVTFSDCCADHRSTCAPLTPAPQSRFSTSGGTTTSTVAPTTTSSSRTPAPLKVSSTSASITSATTATSQTSNSAEATPADNGTALSVSVTTARSATNSNTASTLADVRTTSASAGSNTTAPNITGTTVTPTLTDVNTTSASTFSATTETIQTSSRTPSPADNGTISSVSVPTAPSNQSSNDTSVPAHVSTTTVNTVSTATADSTTNSNTTLTLASTLSNTPNSDLPTPTDVSPSPSTTTAATAPYTTNSSTPTQTNSSTSTQTNSSTSTQTNSSTSTQTNSSTSTQTNSTTASSPTVSATAARSTTSRTTPAYGARASESTLSTGTAGTTQPGTLGTSSVTSSPADGSTSEVSNKSTDSQTTTSSNEDYQTVTVILRASVTSHNEETEDVIAEALSDLVYRVLRQDCDDCKVSIKHITLT; this is translated from the exons ATGGATTGCTTTGCACTGCCCCCCTTTCTCCTGATGGCTTTGCTACCTCTCAGTGATG cACAAACAGCTGCTCCCACTACCGGACCCACAG GCTGTGCAGGTCCACCAGTGCTGTGCTGCTCTGGTCAAAACCTCACCTGCTTCAGGGGCTGTTTCTGTGACGAGTTCTGCGTAACATTCAGCGACTGCTGCGCAGACCACAGGTCAACCTGCGCGC CTTTGACCCCTGCACCGCAAAGCAGATTTAGCACATCAGGAGGCACTACTACATCTACAGTGGCACCCACCACAACAAGCAGCAGTAGAACACCTGCACCACTGAAAGTGAGCAGCACCTCAGCATCCATAACGTCTGCTACTACGGCAACCAGCCAAACGAGCAACAGTGCGGAAGCTACACCAGCAGATAACGGCACTGCTTTATCAGTCTCTGTGACGACAGCACGCAGCGcaacaaacagcaacactgcCTCCACACTTGCAGATGTCAGGACAACTTCAGCCTCCGCAGGCTCAAATACAACGGCGCCCAATATAACAGGCACCACTGTGACACCTACACTGACAGATGTGAATACAACATCTGCATCCACATTCTCTGCGACTACAGAAACCATCCAGACGAGCAGTAGAACACCGTCACCCGCAGATAACGGCACAATTTCATCAGTCTCCGTTCCGACAGCGCCCAGCAACCAAAGCAGCAATGATACATCTGTGCCAGCACATGTGAGTACAACTACAGTAAACACAGTCTCCACAGCTACAGCAGACAGCACAACCAACAGCAACACTACCCTGACGCTGGCCTCCACACTCTCTAATACACCAAACAGTGATTTACCTACACCAACAGATGTCAGCCCATCACCATCGACAACCACTGCTGCTACAGCTCCCTACACAACAAACAGCAGTACacctacacagacaaacagcagtacatctacacagacaaacagcagtacatctacacagacaaacagcagtacatctacacagacaaacagcagtacatctacacagacaaacagcacCACAGCGTCATCGCCCACAGTCTCTGCAACAGCAGCGCGCAGTACAACGTCAAGGACTACACCAGCATATGGAGCCAGAGCTTCAGAATCCACACTCTCTACAGGTACAG CAGGAACAACACAGCCAGGGACTCTGGGAACTAGTAGTGTCACGTCTTCACCAGCAGATGGAAGCACATCTGAAGTTTCCAACAAGAGCACAGATTCCCAGACCACCACCAGCTCAAATGAAG attaccAAACAGTGACTGTTATCCTGAGAGCTTCTGTCACATCACATAATGAGGAAACTGAAGATGTGATTGCAGAGGCATTGTCTGAT CTTGTATACCGGGTCCTCCGGCAGGACTGTGATGACTGCAAAGTGTCAATCAAACACATCACACTCACCTAA
- the LOC118311618 gene encoding putative GPI-anchored protein pfl2 isoform X1, with protein sequence MSITSKVYTNIYKFNDLSLSFLIFLAQTAAPTTGPTGCAGPPVLCCSGQNLTCFRGCFCDEFCVTFSDCCADHRSTCAPLTPAPQSRFSTSGGTTTSTVAPTTTSSSRTPAPLKVSSTSASITSATTATSQTSNSAEATPADNGTALSVSVTTARSATNSNTASTLADVRTTSASAGSNTTAPNITGTTVTPTLTDVNTTSASTFSATTETIQTSSRTPSPADNGTISSVSVPTAPSNQSSNDTSVPAHVSTTTVNTVSTATADSTTNSNTTLTLASTLSNTPNSDLPTPTDVSPSPSTTTAATAPYTTNSSTPTQTNSSTSTQTNSSTSTQTNSSTSTQTNSSTSTQTNSTTASSPTVSATAARSTTSRTTPAYGARASESTLSTGTAGTTQPGTLGTSSVTSSPADGSTSEVSNKSTDSQTTTSSNEDYQTVTVILRASVTSHNEETEDVIAEALSDLVYRVLRQDCDDCKVSIKHITLT encoded by the exons ATGTCAATTACTTCAAaagtatatacaaatatatacaaatttaATGACCTGTCAttgtcctttttaatttttctagcACAAACAGCTGCTCCCACTACCGGACCCACAG GCTGTGCAGGTCCACCAGTGCTGTGCTGCTCTGGTCAAAACCTCACCTGCTTCAGGGGCTGTTTCTGTGACGAGTTCTGCGTAACATTCAGCGACTGCTGCGCAGACCACAGGTCAACCTGCGCGC CTTTGACCCCTGCACCGCAAAGCAGATTTAGCACATCAGGAGGCACTACTACATCTACAGTGGCACCCACCACAACAAGCAGCAGTAGAACACCTGCACCACTGAAAGTGAGCAGCACCTCAGCATCCATAACGTCTGCTACTACGGCAACCAGCCAAACGAGCAACAGTGCGGAAGCTACACCAGCAGATAACGGCACTGCTTTATCAGTCTCTGTGACGACAGCACGCAGCGcaacaaacagcaacactgcCTCCACACTTGCAGATGTCAGGACAACTTCAGCCTCCGCAGGCTCAAATACAACGGCGCCCAATATAACAGGCACCACTGTGACACCTACACTGACAGATGTGAATACAACATCTGCATCCACATTCTCTGCGACTACAGAAACCATCCAGACGAGCAGTAGAACACCGTCACCCGCAGATAACGGCACAATTTCATCAGTCTCCGTTCCGACAGCGCCCAGCAACCAAAGCAGCAATGATACATCTGTGCCAGCACATGTGAGTACAACTACAGTAAACACAGTCTCCACAGCTACAGCAGACAGCACAACCAACAGCAACACTACCCTGACGCTGGCCTCCACACTCTCTAATACACCAAACAGTGATTTACCTACACCAACAGATGTCAGCCCATCACCATCGACAACCACTGCTGCTACAGCTCCCTACACAACAAACAGCAGTACacctacacagacaaacagcagtacatctacacagacaaacagcagtacatctacacagacaaacagcagtacatctacacagacaaacagcagtacatctacacagacaaacagcacCACAGCGTCATCGCCCACAGTCTCTGCAACAGCAGCGCGCAGTACAACGTCAAGGACTACACCAGCATATGGAGCCAGAGCTTCAGAATCCACACTCTCTACAGGTACAG CAGGAACAACACAGCCAGGGACTCTGGGAACTAGTAGTGTCACGTCTTCACCAGCAGATGGAAGCACATCTGAAGTTTCCAACAAGAGCACAGATTCCCAGACCACCACCAGCTCAAATGAAG attaccAAACAGTGACTGTTATCCTGAGAGCTTCTGTCACATCACATAATGAGGAAACTGAAGATGTGATTGCAGAGGCATTGTCTGAT CTTGTATACCGGGTCCTCCGGCAGGACTGTGATGACTGCAAAGTGTCAATCAAACACATCACACTCACCTAA
- the LOC118311618 gene encoding putative GPI-anchored protein pfl2 isoform X2, with translation MSITSKVYTNIYKFNDLSLSFLIFLAQTAAPTTGPTGCAGPPVLCCSGQNLTCFRGCFCDEFCVTFSDCCADHRSTCAPLTPAPQSRFSTSGGTTTSTVAPTTTSSSRTPAPLKVSSTSASITSATTATSQTSNSAEATPADNGTALSVSVTTARSATNSNTASTLADVRTTSASAGSNTTAPNITGTTVTPTLTDVNTTSASTFSATTETIQTSSRTPSPADNGTISSVSVPTAPSNQSSNDTSVPAHVSTTTVNTVSTATADSTTNSNTTLTLASTLSNTPNSDLPTPTDVSPSPSTTTAATAPYTTNSSTPTQTNSSTSTQTNSSTSTQTNSSTSTQTNSSTSTQTNSTTASSPTVSATAARSTTSRTTPAYGARASESTLSTAGTTQPGTLGTSSVTSSPADGSTSEVSNKSTDSQTTTSSNEDYQTVTVILRASVTSHNEETEDVIAEALSDLVYRVLRQDCDDCKVSIKHITLT, from the exons ATGTCAATTACTTCAAaagtatatacaaatatatacaaatttaATGACCTGTCAttgtcctttttaatttttctagcACAAACAGCTGCTCCCACTACCGGACCCACAG GCTGTGCAGGTCCACCAGTGCTGTGCTGCTCTGGTCAAAACCTCACCTGCTTCAGGGGCTGTTTCTGTGACGAGTTCTGCGTAACATTCAGCGACTGCTGCGCAGACCACAGGTCAACCTGCGCGC CTTTGACCCCTGCACCGCAAAGCAGATTTAGCACATCAGGAGGCACTACTACATCTACAGTGGCACCCACCACAACAAGCAGCAGTAGAACACCTGCACCACTGAAAGTGAGCAGCACCTCAGCATCCATAACGTCTGCTACTACGGCAACCAGCCAAACGAGCAACAGTGCGGAAGCTACACCAGCAGATAACGGCACTGCTTTATCAGTCTCTGTGACGACAGCACGCAGCGcaacaaacagcaacactgcCTCCACACTTGCAGATGTCAGGACAACTTCAGCCTCCGCAGGCTCAAATACAACGGCGCCCAATATAACAGGCACCACTGTGACACCTACACTGACAGATGTGAATACAACATCTGCATCCACATTCTCTGCGACTACAGAAACCATCCAGACGAGCAGTAGAACACCGTCACCCGCAGATAACGGCACAATTTCATCAGTCTCCGTTCCGACAGCGCCCAGCAACCAAAGCAGCAATGATACATCTGTGCCAGCACATGTGAGTACAACTACAGTAAACACAGTCTCCACAGCTACAGCAGACAGCACAACCAACAGCAACACTACCCTGACGCTGGCCTCCACACTCTCTAATACACCAAACAGTGATTTACCTACACCAACAGATGTCAGCCCATCACCATCGACAACCACTGCTGCTACAGCTCCCTACACAACAAACAGCAGTACacctacacagacaaacagcagtacatctacacagacaaacagcagtacatctacacagacaaacagcagtacatctacacagacaaacagcagtacatctacacagacaaacagcacCACAGCGTCATCGCCCACAGTCTCTGCAACAGCAGCGCGCAGTACAACGTCAAGGACTACACCAGCATATGGAGCCAGAGCTTCAGAATCCACACTCTCTACAG CAGGAACAACACAGCCAGGGACTCTGGGAACTAGTAGTGTCACGTCTTCACCAGCAGATGGAAGCACATCTGAAGTTTCCAACAAGAGCACAGATTCCCAGACCACCACCAGCTCAAATGAAG attaccAAACAGTGACTGTTATCCTGAGAGCTTCTGTCACATCACATAATGAGGAAACTGAAGATGTGATTGCAGAGGCATTGTCTGAT CTTGTATACCGGGTCCTCCGGCAGGACTGTGATGACTGCAAAGTGTCAATCAAACACATCACACTCACCTAA